The following DNA comes from Curtobacterium sp. 9128.
GCGAGGTGCGCACCTGGCGGGACAGGAAGTCGATGCGGGCGCCCTCGGCGATGATCGGCATGCCCTTGTGGTTCGGGGCGAACGAGCCGCCCATCATCACGCCGAACACGGCGAGCTGCACGCCGAGGAAGGCGGCGGCCACGGGGAACGGCATGAGCGCGAAGACGGCCCAGAGGTAGATGCCGAAGCGGGCGACGAGCAGCGATCCCTCGATGACGCGGTCGCGGCCGGAGCCCTTGATGTGCTGGCCGGTGACGAGTGCCTTGACGCCGAGGAAGTGCAGGTTCGCGCCCTCCATCGTCAGGAGCGGGAAGAACGCCCAGCCCTGCACCCGGGTGAGTGCACGGAGGAGACCCTTGCGCTCGGCTGCGTCCTCCTCGATGAAGGACACGGTGTCCTGCGCGATGTCGGGGTCCTTGCCGATGGTGTTCGGATTGCCGTGGTGGCGGTTGTGCTTGTTCATCCACCACGTGTAGGACAGCCCGACGACGAACGTGCCGACCCAGCGGCCGGCGTGGTCGTTCCACTTGCGAGACGCGAACACCTGACGGTGCGCGGCTTCGTGGGCGAGGAACGCGAACTGGGTGAACAGCGCGCCGAGGATCCCGGCGGGGATGAGCACGAACCACGAACCATCGAGCAGTGCAACGGCGGTGAAGCACGCGGCGACCAGGGCGACGAGCACGCCGAACACGGCCCAGTAGAAGCCGACACGGCGTTCCAGGAGACCGGCGGCACGGACCTCCTCGAGGAGGTCCTTGTAGGTCGACGTCGCGGTTGCTGCTCCGGCGACGCGAGGAGTGGTGGATCGGTACAGGGTCGATGAAGCGGGCATCAGGGGGCTGCTTCCATCAGGAACAGCCCTTCGGCCGAACTCAGAGTTCCCGCGAATGCGGTTGCATCGAAACCTAGGGGCTGAACCTGAGCACGCACCGTGGAGTGCGCGTAGCGTCCAGCCGAGGTCGTCCCCCGTTGTGTGGCGATTCCGGGCACGGAGGTCCCCGACCGTGAAGCACATCATCTACGGCTTGGCGACGGTCCTCACGACGGACGACGCCGCGTACGCGGTGCTCGAGTACGCGGCGGCCCTCGCGCAGGCGGGTCTGGCCGACACGGTGCACGTCCCGACCGTCGATCGCTGGGGGATGGCCACCACGTCGAGCATCCTGCTGGCGCCCGCGATCGGGCTGCTCGTGCAGTCGGCGCCGGACGACGAGCTGCACCCGGAGACCGAGGGGTTCACGAGCGAGATGCGGTGGCGTACGCGGGCGGTGCAGACCGCGCACTGACCCCGGTGACCGTTAGCATGCTCCGGTGGTGGGATTCGGCAGCGCGCTCGCGAACCTCCGTGGTGTCCTCCGGCAGCCGGAGTCGCACGTCGAGGTGGTCGACGGGGAGACCGTCCCGGTCGGCATGCTCCTCGGCACGCTCGGCACCCTGTTGCTCGACGCCGGCAGCTCCGTCACCGACGTCCGTTCGGCGCTCGAGAAAGCCCGCGACTCCGCCGGCATCGGCCCGGAGCTCGCGGTCGGGGTGCTCCCGGCACTCGTGATCGTCAGCGAGACCGCGACGGGATCGGCGACGATCGTGAACGCCGAGGGCGTCGAGCTGTCGTCCCGGCAGGCGGCGCGCGCGAATCGGCTGGTCCTCGGGCTCGAGAGCGGCTCGATCGCCCTCGCGGAGATCCCGGCGCGGGTCAGGGCGATCCGAGCGGGCACCCGCCCGCCGGCGCCGCTGCCGTGGATCGCGGGCAACGCCCTCACCGCCGCAGGACTGGCGGTCGTGTTCCGCTGTCCGTGGTGGGCGATCCTGGTCACGCTCGGCGTCGGCGCGCTGGTCGGGGTCATCGGACTCCTGCTCCGTCGCTTCCGCGAGGCGGTCGCCATCATCCCGTTCCTCGCGGCGTTCATGTCGACGGCGGTGGTCGGACTCGTCGTCGCCCAGACCGGCTTCGGGCACGTCCCGCTCTTCGCCGTCTGTGCGCCCGTCGCGGTGTTCGTCCCCGGGGCGCTCATCACGAACGCCCTGCTCGAACTCACAGCGGCGGACATCGTCACCGGGGCCTCGCGGCTCGTGCAGGGCGTCATCATGCTCGGCTTCATGGCCGCCGGGATCGCCGCCGGCAGCGCGCTCACCGGGCTGCACGTCGACCCGTCGTCCGCGGCCCTCGTCGGCGAGGTCGCCGGGGTCGGGACCGACCGCGGCGGCTGGGAAGCGGTGCCGTCCTACTGGGTGTCGTGGGTCGCGGTGGTCGTCCTGGCGCTCGGTCTCGGCCTGGTCTTCGGCTCCGGCTGGCGTCTCACGCTCGTGTCCGTCGCGGTCATGGTGACCGCCTACGCGGTGCTGAGCGGCACGAGCCCACTGTGGGGCAGCGTCGTCGCGACCGGTGTGACCGCCGCCCTGCTGTTCGTCGCCACCCGCCTGCTCGAACGGCTCGTCCCGGTGATCCCGGCGACGGTGTCGTTCTTCCCCGCGTTCCTGTTGCTCGTCCCGGGCACGGTCGGGCTCGTCGCGGTGTCGACCCTCGACCCGGTGGCGCTCGCCACCCCGCTCGCGACGTTCGCGAGCCTGTGCATCGGCACGAAGATCGGTGGGCTGCTCCCCGGATTGTTCGCCCGCACCGCCCCGGCGCACTGAGCGCGACCAGGGCCGGACGGGAGGCTCGTGGCGGGCCCGCACCGTGCCTCCCGTCCGCTACGGGGCCAGCAGCAGCCCCGCTGCGTCGTCCTCGGCGGCCGTCGCCTTGGCGAGGTAGTGCACCTTCTTGCCCGTCGCGTTGTACGGCAGCTCGGTGACGAACCGGTACTTCCGCGGGCGCTTGTACCGTGCAAGGCCCGGATGCGACCCCGTCCACTGCTCGAGCTCGGCGGCCGCGTCGGCGTCATCCGACGGCAGCCCGCGCTCGGCACGGATGACGTACGCCGTCACGACCTCGCCCCAGCGCTCGTCGGGCACCCCGGTCACGATCGAGTCCGCGACGCCTGGGTGCTCCTGCAGGACCGCCTCCACCTGCACGGGGTGCACGTTCTCGCCGCCGGAGATGATCATGTCGTCCTTGCGCCCGACGATCGTCACCCGCTCGTGCTCGTCCCACGTCGCGAGGTCGCCCGGGTAGAACCAGCCGCTCGCGAACTTCTCCGCCTCGAGGCCGGGGTTCCGGTACGAGTAGCCGGACTTCACGGTGCGGACCGCGAACTCGCCGATCTCGGTGCCGTCCTTCGCCACGGTGTCGCTCGGCGCCGCGAGCTCGTCGGCGTACACCCGGACGACCGCGACGTCGTCGTCGGTGGAGGCCCGGCCCGTGGAGCCGGCGCCGTCGGGGAAGTCCTCCGGGCGCAGGAACGTGTTCCAGAAGGTCTCCGTCGTGCCGTAGCCGTTGAAGATCCGCGGGGAGAGCAGCTCCTGGTACCGCAGGGCAGCGGCCCGGTCGAGCGGCGCCCCCATCGTCACGATGCCGTGCAGGGAGGACAGGTCGCGCGGCCGCTTCTCCTGCGCGTTCGCGAGCTGCACGAGGTTCGGCGGGGCCCCGATGAGGAACGTCAGCCGTTCCGACTCGACGAGGTCGAGCACACGGTCGGCGTCGAAGTGCCGGAGCGTGGTGAGCTCGGCCCCGACGTAGAACACCGGGTTCGGACCGCCGGAGTACAGCCCACCGCGGTGGAACAGCGGCGACATGTTCAGCGTCTTGTCGAAGGGGCTCAGCGGGAAGTGCATGACCACGTCGTGCGCGCTGAGCACCTCGACGAGGCTCGGCAGCGGGACGGGCTTCGGTCGGCCCGTCGTCCCGGAGGTGTACAGCCGCGTCGTCTCGTCGTAGGTGCTCCGCGGCTCGGTCGGCGTGAGTTCGTCCGCCGTCACCGGGTCGGCCGCGAGCAGGTCGGCGAACGGGACGTCCTGCCGGAGCGCATCGCCGACGACCACGACGTGCGCCGGGTCGTGCGAGGCGCTCGCCAGCGCGGCCGTGATGTCCGTGGTCCGGTCGGCGTCGTACACGAGCACGACCGGGGCCGAGTCGTCGACGATGAACGCGACCTCGTCGGCCGCGAGCCGGAAGTTCGTCGGCGAGAACACCGCGCCGATGCGGTGGCACGCCAGGTAGAGCATCGCGAACTCGGGGGAGTTGAAGAGCTCGACCATGACGACCGAGCCCTTGCCGGCGCCGTGCCGGAGGAGCCACCCGCCGATCCGGTCGACCGCGTCGCCGAGTTCCGCGTACGTCCACGACCGGTCCGTGTCCGGGTCCCGGAGGGCTGGACGTCCGGCGAAGCGGTGCGTGTTCCGCGCGAAGCCGTTGGCGTAGGTGTAGCTGCCCTCGAAGACCTCGCGGAACCGGGTCGGGTCGTAGTCGGATCGGGTCTTCGTCATCGTCGCTCCCATGCGCTCGTCGGTGCTCCGACGCACCGTTCGCCAGCGTAATCCGCGCGCGCAGTGCCGGGCGCGCGGCGCGCGAGACGGTCGAGTGCGCAGTGACGGCGACCGGCGCGCACCCGCGGTGACCACTGGTGCGCACTGGCCGCCTGCACGGCGGTGGCGGCGCGCCGGGGGTGCGGTGAGCCTCCAGTGTGTCGGCGGGTCGGCCGCGGTCTCCGGCGCCGGACTGGAGGCTCGGTGCGTGTCAGCCGCGGACGTCCGGTTCCAGGACCCGGACCCACAACCAGGTGGCGGCCGCCACCGCGGCGCACCCGCAGGCGACGACACCCATGGCGACGGGGGAGACGTGGGTCCCGGCGGAGCCGGAGTAGACGGCGGCGGCCAGCGCGACGCCGACGGCGGCGATCGATGCGTACCGGCCCCGGGAGTGCGCCCACAGTGCGCTGCCGGCGGAGCCGGCGACCGGCAGCAGCGTCACGACGAGCGACCCGAGACCGCCCACGCAGAGGGTGATGGCGAACTCGGACACGAGCGACGTCCAGAAGCCGGTTCCCGGGGTGAGGCTGTGCAGCAGCCACCCGGCCGCGGCGAGGAGGAGCAGCGCGATCGAACGCCACGTCGCGCTCCTGGCGCAGGCCGCGATCCCGGTGCCGAGGCGCATCGCGGCCGTGTCGACGTCGAGGCGTCCGGCCGGGACCAGGAGGACGCCGATGACGATCGCCGGGGAGAGGTCCGCGAGCCGGGTGATGCCGCACGCCACGAGGGCGGCGAGCACGAGCCACGGCGAGATGCGGTACCCGACCGTGTGCCGGTCGGCGCCGGCGGCCCAGCGGGTCGCCAGCACCACCGCGGCCGCGAGGACGGCGGCACCGAGCAGGACCGCGATCGCGAGGCGGACGTACCGCGCCTCGAGCTCGACACCGACCCCGAGCAGGGTCAGCACGGCTGCGAGCGGGACCGCCACGGCGACGGACGCCCAGGTCGGGAGCGCCTCGTCACCACGGGTGCGCTCCGCGCGGGGGCGGTTGCGCCCGGTGAAGGACGCGAGGCGGACGGGCATGCGACCGCGGAGGGTGCGTGCGACGAGTCGTGCGGGCCCGGCGACGAGGAGCAGGAACCCGGCCGCGACCGAGGCAGCAACGAGGAGCGTGCGCCACGAGAAGGACGACTGGATGGTGGGGACGGTCTGGTCGAACGTCGTCGCGATCGACCAGTCGCCCGCCGGGCCGGACCAGTCGTGGCCGCCGGTGCCCTGGCCCGCGCTGCCGCCGCCGGTCCCGGCTCCGCCGGACTCCGTCCCGCCGCCGGCGCCGCTGCCCGGGGTGTGCCCGGAGGTCCCGCCCGAGCCGTCGGCCGTGCCCGGTCCTGCCGTCCCGGTCGGGGTGCCACCGGCTCCGGTGGGCCCGCTCGGGGCGCTGCTGGGCGGTGCACTCGAACCGGGGGTGCTGGTGGCGCCCGCCCGGACCGTGACGTCCACGGCCGAGGACGACCGCGAGTGGTTCCCCGCGGCGTCGTGCTGCAGCGCGGTGACCTGGTGGCGGCCCGCCGTGAGCGTCGTGCCCTCGGCCGAGCACGCCCAGGAACCGTTCGAGCCGACCGTGGCGCCGCACACCGCGACGCGGTCGACGTAGGCGGTCAGGGTGGCGCCGGGCTCACCCGTGCCGCGGATCGTCAGCGGCTGGGTGCCGATCCGTGCTCCGGTCCGCGGGTCCGTGACACGCGGGGCGTCCGGCGGGGTGCGGTCGATCGTGATCGACACCGGCTGTGATGCGGCGCTGCGGAGGTCGGACCGGAAGCCACCCGCGGTGCTCGCCGTCTGGGTGGCCGTCATGGTGACGGTGCCGTTCGGGCGCGGTGCACCCGTCGCCCAGGAGACGATCCAGCGGCCGTCCGGTCCGATGACCGCGGTGCGGACGGCGGCGCCTCCGTTCGTCGTGGTGCCGGAGAGTGACACCGTGACGGTCATGCCCGCGTCCCCGGTGCCGGAGACGGAGCCCGCGGTCGGTGCCCGCGTGGTGATGGTCGGCGGGACGACGACGTCGGACGCCGGAGCGTCGGCGGTGCGGCGGGAGGGGTCGGTGGTGTCCTGCACGGTGAACACCTGCTGCGGACCGGTCTGGACGGTGCCGTAGCAGGACCACGTGCCACGGGGGTCTGCCGTCGCGGTGCACACCGAACGGGTGGAGACGGCGGGGTCCATCACACGGACGGCGTGTCCGGGCGTCGCCGTGCCGTGGAACCGGCCGGTCGCGCTCGTGACGTCGCCGGGGTCGGCGATCGTGGGGTCGACCGGGGGGCGATCGGTCGGGGGAGCGGTCGGGGACGGGGAACCCGTCGGGGCGGACGACGGTGGGGCCGGCCGGGTGTCGGACTGCGTGGGGGCGGCCGGCGCCGCGGTGCTCGTCGCTGCCGCCGGCGCGATGGTGGTCGATGCTGGCCGCGACGCGGTGGTCGCTGCTGCTGCCACGGGGGCGGCCGCGAGGGCGAGCAGGGCTGCGGCGAGCGTCGCGGTCAGGCCCGCCAGCACCGTGCCACGGGCGGACTTCCGGGCTCGACGAGCAGGGCCGTCGCCCCCGACTGCCCTGGTGTCCACGTGGTCCCCGCGCGTGTTCATGCCCCTCCATCCCACGTCATGGCGACTGATCGGTCAATACACCTCGCGGATGATGTCCCCGATCCGAGCCGGTCCCGAACGTGGGGTGTGCGTGCCTGGGGAATCAACCGTGAACCCCGGGCCGCGCTCGGAACCGTCACTGAGCGTCGTTAGAATCATCGATGGTCGTCCGGTGTGCACCATCGGCCGCCGCACGCGAGCATCCCGACGCGACAAGGAGCACTCCCGCATGGACACCGGACTCATCACGACACTGATCGTCATCGGCGTGGTGGTCGTGGTCCTCGTGGTCGTCGGGATCTACCTCTGGGTCACGTACAACTCGCTCGTCACGCTGAAGGTCCGCGTCGACGAGGCGTGGAGCGACATCTCCGTGCAGCTGAAGCGCCGCGCTGACCTCATCCCCACCATCGTCGACACGGTGAAGGGGTACGCCACGCACGAGAAGTCCGTCTTCGACGACGTGACCAAGGCCCGCTCCGAGACGTTGAGCGCCGGCGACGCGACAGCGGCATCCGCAGCCGAAGGGCACATGCAGAAGGCCCTGAAGAGCGTGTTCGCCGTGGCCGAGGGGTACCCCCAGCTCCAGTCGAGCCAGAACTTCCTGCAGCTGCAGACCGAACTCGTCGACACCGAGGACAAGATCCAGTCGGCCAGGCGGTTCTACAACGGCGGCGTCCGCGAGCTGAACACCAAGATCAAGGTGTTCCCGAACTCCTCCTTCGCGAAGAGCCGCGGCTTCGACGAGGCATCGTTCTTCGAGACGGCCGAGCCGGCGGCCATCGCCGAGCCGCCGCGCGTCCAGTTCTGACGAACCGGCACGGCTCCCGCAGATGTACAGCGCCATCGCGCGCAACAAGCGCAACACCGTCGTCATCGTCTTCGTCTTCCTGCTGATCATCGGCGCCCTCGGGTTCCTCGGCGGGTACCTCGCGGGCAACGTCTCGATCGGTGTGATCGTGCTCGTCGTCGCCATCGGGTACGCCGTGCTGCAGTACTTCACCGCTTCGCGCCAGGCGACCGCCATCGCCGGCGGCATCGAGATCGACCGGAACACCGAACCCCGGCTCTGGCGCACGGTCGAGAACCTCGCGATCGCCACCGGGATGCCGATGCCCCGGGTCTACGTGATCCGCGACCCGTCCCCGAACGCCTTCGCCACCGGCCGTGACCCGGAGCACGCCGTCGTCGCCGCCACCACCGGGCTGCTCGACATCATGGACGACCAGGAGCTGCAGGGCGTGATGGCGCACGAGCTCGGACACGTCCGGAACTACGACATCCGGGTGTCGACGATGGTCTTCGGGCTGGTCGTCGCGGTCGGCCTCATCGCGGACGTCCTGCTGCGCATCTCGATCTTCAGCGGGCTGACCGGCGGGCGGAACCGGAACAACGACAACGGCGGCGGTGCGAACCCGATCCTGATGATCGCCGGGATCGTCGCCGTGCTCGTCGCCCCGATCGCGGCGATGGGCGTCCAGGCGGCGGTCTCCCGGCAGCGCGAGTACCTCGCCGACGCAACCGGTGCGCTCACCACCCGGCACCCGGAGGGCCTCGCGCGGGCGCTCGAGAAGCTCGGGGCCCACGGTCGCCCGATGCAGACGCAGAACTCCTCCATGGCGCACCTGTGGATCGCGGACCCGATGCAGCCCGGACTGATGGACCGGTTGTTCTCGACGCACCCGCCGCTGCCGGATCGGATCGCGCGGCTCCGCGCGAACCAGGACCGCTTCTAGACGGTCGCGTCGGCCGCGTCGGTCGTGGCGGGCTCGGGGGCGTCCGCGTCGTCGGCCGCCAGGTGCGGGACGAGCGGCACGCCGAGCGCCCCCGCCAGTGCACGGGCGGCCGTCCCGCGATCGGTGACCTCGATGCCGTCGAGCCCCTGCCACGCCGCTGCCCGGCGCAGGGTGTCCGCCAGGCGTTCCGCATCGAGCACGGCGCCGTCTTCCTGCCAGGCCGTCCGCACGCGGAGGACCCCGCGCTGCCGGTCGCTCTTCAGGTCGACCCGGCCGACGAGCGTGTCGTCCTGCAGCACCGGGAGCACGTAGTACCCGAACACCCGCTTCGGCGCTGGCGTGTAGATCTCGATCCGGTAGTGGAACCCGTACATCCGCTCGGCACGTCGCCGGAACCACACCACGGGGTCGAACGGGCTCAGCACCGCACTGGTCGTCATCGTGCGCGGGACCCGGGCGTCGGCGTGCATCCACGCCTGCTCCCGCCAGCCCTCGACCAGCACGGGCAGCAGTTCCCCGGCGTCCTGCAGCTCGGCGATGGCCGCCGCGGTGTCGTCCGACCGCAACCGGTAGTAGTCGGCGATGTCAGCACGCGTGCCGACACCGAGCGCGCGGGACGCCCGCCCGACGAGCTCGCGGATCGCGTCCGCGCGAGCAGGTGCCGTCTCGAGGAACCCGGCCGGCAGCACCTGCGACGGCAGCGCGTACACCCGCTCGAAGCCCGATCGCCCCGCGCTCACCACGTCGCCCCAGCGGAACATCAGCTCGAGTCCGAGCTTGACGTCGCTCCACCCCCACCACGGCCCACGGCGCACGTTCGACTCGTGCTCCACGGCACTCGCGGGCATCGGCCCCTCGGCACGGAGCATCGCGTGCAGCTCGCGACGCACGGACTCGGTCCTGGTGACGTGTTCGATGCGGACCGGGGCGGCGTCCCGCTCGCGCATCGCGTCCATCTTCCAGCGGAACAGCCGGAGGTCGTCCCGGGGGATGAACGCGGCTTCGTGCGCCCAGTACTCCAGGTACGGGCCGCGCTTCGCGAACGTCAGTCGATCGAGCGCGGTGCGGTCGTAGGCGCCGAGCCGGGCGAACAGCGGCAGGTAGTGGCTCCGCTCGAAGACGTTGACCGAGTCGATCTGCAGCAGGCCGAGGCGGTTGATCCCCGCGCTCAGCGACCTGGTGACGACGGTGTCCGCCGGCGGCCGCCCGAAGCCCTGCGCGGCGAGTGCGAGGCGCCGGGACTCGGCAGCGGAGAGCGTGGTCCTGACCATGTCCTCGACCCTAGTGAGCGCCACCGACGCCCACCTGCCGACGTACATGCCGCATCTGGAACCTGTCAGGCGACACACGGATACACTCGCGGCATGGCATGGGGACGCAAGCAGACTCATCCCGACCCCGTGGTCGAGGATTCGGTACCGATGGGCATGCGCATCGCCGGGGCGTGGTCCTGGCGGGTGCTCGTCGTGGTCGGGGTGATCGCGCTCTTCATCTGGCTGATGACGATCTTCAGTGAGATCCTCATCCCGTTCCTCATCGGCATCGTGATCTCCGCGCTGCTGGTCCCGTTCTCGAACTGGTTGCAGCGCCACCACGTCCCGAAGTGGATCGCGGTCATCGTCAGCCTGCTGGCGGGCATCGCCGCGCTCGGTGGCCTGATCTGGCTCGTCGTGGACCAGGTGATCGCGTCCTACCCGTCGCTCCGGGACCGGACGCTCTCGCAGTACGCGAACATCCGCGACTTCGTGCTCAACTCCGGACTCGGCATCACCCAGAAAGACGTCAACGGCTGGCTCGACGACGCCACCAAGTGGTTGCAGGACAACTCCGGATCGATCCTCTCCGGCGTCGCGAGCGCCGGGTCGAGTGCAACCCACGTGTTCGAGG
Coding sequences within:
- a CDS encoding Ig-like domain-containing protein — translated: MNTRGDHVDTRAVGGDGPARRARKSARGTVLAGLTATLAAALLALAAAPVAAAATTASRPASTTIAPAAATSTAAPAAPTQSDTRPAPPSSAPTGSPSPTAPPTDRPPVDPTIADPGDVTSATGRFHGTATPGHAVRVMDPAVSTRSVCTATADPRGTWSCYGTVQTGPQQVFTVQDTTDPSRRTADAPASDVVVPPTITTRAPTAGSVSGTGDAGMTVTVSLSGTTTNGGAAVRTAVIGPDGRWIVSWATGAPRPNGTVTMTATQTASTAGGFRSDLRSAASQPVSITIDRTPPDAPRVTDPRTGARIGTQPLTIRGTGEPGATLTAYVDRVAVCGATVGSNGSWACSAEGTTLTAGRHQVTALQHDAAGNHSRSSSAVDVTVRAGATSTPGSSAPPSSAPSGPTGAGGTPTGTAGPGTADGSGGTSGHTPGSGAGGGTESGGAGTGGGSAGQGTGGHDWSGPAGDWSIATTFDQTVPTIQSSFSWRTLLVAASVAAGFLLLVAGPARLVARTLRGRMPVRLASFTGRNRPRAERTRGDEALPTWASVAVAVPLAAVLTLLGVGVELEARYVRLAIAVLLGAAVLAAAVVLATRWAAGADRHTVGYRISPWLVLAALVACGITRLADLSPAIVIGVLLVPAGRLDVDTAAMRLGTGIAACARSATWRSIALLLLAAAGWLLHSLTPGTGFWTSLVSEFAITLCVGGLGSLVVTLLPVAGSAGSALWAHSRGRYASIAAVGVALAAAVYSGSAGTHVSPVAMGVVACGCAAVAAATWLWVRVLEPDVRG
- a CDS encoding M48 family metalloprotease, whose protein sequence is MYSAIARNKRNTVVIVFVFLLIIGALGFLGGYLAGNVSIGVIVLVVAIGYAVLQYFTASRQATAIAGGIEIDRNTEPRLWRTVENLAIATGMPMPRVYVIRDPSPNAFATGRDPEHAVVAATTGLLDIMDDQELQGVMAHELGHVRNYDIRVSTMVFGLVVAVGLIADVLLRISIFSGLTGGRNRNNDNGGGANPILMIAGIVAVLVAPIAAMGVQAAVSRQREYLADATGALTTRHPEGLARALEKLGAHGRPMQTQNSSMAHLWIADPMQPGLMDRLFSTHPPLPDRIARLRANQDRF
- a CDS encoding acyl-CoA desaturase, producing the protein MPASSTLYRSTTPRVAGAATATSTYKDLLEEVRAAGLLERRVGFYWAVFGVLVALVAACFTAVALLDGSWFVLIPAGILGALFTQFAFLAHEAAHRQVFASRKWNDHAGRWVGTFVVGLSYTWWMNKHNRHHGNPNTIGKDPDIAQDTVSFIEEDAAERKGLLRALTRVQGWAFFPLLTMEGANLHFLGVKALVTGQHIKGSGRDRVIEGSLLVARFGIYLWAVFALMPFPVAAAFLGVQLAVFGVMMGGSFAPNHKGMPIIAEGARIDFLSRQVRTSRNITGGIWADHLFGGLNHQAEHHLFPSMARPNLRKAKPMVKAHCAKHDIPYTEASLGKSYAIVVAYLNRVGLAARDPFTCPMVTAYRLH
- a CDS encoding threonine/serine exporter family protein, which produces MVGFGSALANLRGVLRQPESHVEVVDGETVPVGMLLGTLGTLLLDAGSSVTDVRSALEKARDSAGIGPELAVGVLPALVIVSETATGSATIVNAEGVELSSRQAARANRLVLGLESGSIALAEIPARVRAIRAGTRPPAPLPWIAGNALTAAGLAVVFRCPWWAILVTLGVGALVGVIGLLLRRFREAVAIIPFLAAFMSTAVVGLVVAQTGFGHVPLFAVCAPVAVFVPGALITNALLELTAADIVTGASRLVQGVIMLGFMAAGIAAGSALTGLHVDPSSAALVGEVAGVGTDRGGWEAVPSYWVSWVAVVVLALGLGLVFGSGWRLTLVSVAVMVTAYAVLSGTSPLWGSVVATGVTAALLFVATRLLERLVPVIPATVSFFPAFLLLVPGTVGLVAVSTLDPVALATPLATFASLCIGTKIGGLLPGLFARTAPAH
- a CDS encoding LemA family protein, with translation MDTGLITTLIVIGVVVVVLVVVGIYLWVTYNSLVTLKVRVDEAWSDISVQLKRRADLIPTIVDTVKGYATHEKSVFDDVTKARSETLSAGDATAASAAEGHMQKALKSVFAVAEGYPQLQSSQNFLQLQTELVDTEDKIQSARRFYNGGVRELNTKIKVFPNSSFAKSRGFDEASFFETAEPAAIAEPPRVQF
- a CDS encoding class I adenylate-forming enzyme family protein, with the translated sequence MTKTRSDYDPTRFREVFEGSYTYANGFARNTHRFAGRPALRDPDTDRSWTYAELGDAVDRIGGWLLRHGAGKGSVVMVELFNSPEFAMLYLACHRIGAVFSPTNFRLAADEVAFIVDDSAPVVLVYDADRTTDITAALASASHDPAHVVVVGDALRQDVPFADLLAADPVTADELTPTEPRSTYDETTRLYTSGTTGRPKPVPLPSLVEVLSAHDVVMHFPLSPFDKTLNMSPLFHRGGLYSGGPNPVFYVGAELTTLRHFDADRVLDLVESERLTFLIGAPPNLVQLANAQEKRPRDLSSLHGIVTMGAPLDRAAALRYQELLSPRIFNGYGTTETFWNTFLRPEDFPDGAGSTGRASTDDDVAVVRVYADELAAPSDTVAKDGTEIGEFAVRTVKSGYSYRNPGLEAEKFASGWFYPGDLATWDEHERVTIVGRKDDMIISGGENVHPVQVEAVLQEHPGVADSIVTGVPDERWGEVVTAYVIRAERGLPSDDADAAAELEQWTGSHPGLARYKRPRKYRFVTELPYNATGKKVHYLAKATAAEDDAAGLLLAP
- a CDS encoding crosslink repair DNA glycosylase YcaQ family protein, which produces MVRTTLSAAESRRLALAAQGFGRPPADTVVTRSLSAGINRLGLLQIDSVNVFERSHYLPLFARLGAYDRTALDRLTFAKRGPYLEYWAHEAAFIPRDDLRLFRWKMDAMRERDAAPVRIEHVTRTESVRRELHAMLRAEGPMPASAVEHESNVRRGPWWGWSDVKLGLELMFRWGDVVSAGRSGFERVYALPSQVLPAGFLETAPARADAIRELVGRASRALGVGTRADIADYYRLRSDDTAAAIAELQDAGELLPVLVEGWREQAWMHADARVPRTMTTSAVLSPFDPVVWFRRRAERMYGFHYRIEIYTPAPKRVFGYYVLPVLQDDTLVGRVDLKSDRQRGVLRVRTAWQEDGAVLDAERLADTLRRAAAWQGLDGIEVTDRGTAARALAGALGVPLVPHLAADDADAPEPATTDAADATV